In a single window of the Globicephala melas chromosome 10, mGloMel1.2, whole genome shotgun sequence genome:
- the TRMU gene encoding mitochondrial tRNA-specific 2-thiouridylase 1 isoform X2, which yields MLWIILEQMQLLRVTMQERPWKMKRSFSRSTLRGQKGFLEIDLKLEMVSQDALRRTLFPLGGLTKDFVKKIAAENRLHHVLQKKESMGICFVGKRNFENFMLQYLQPRPGKFISIEDNKVLGTHKGWFLYTLGQRANIGGLREPWYVVEKDGVRGDVLVAPRTDHPALYRDLLRTGRVHWVAEEPPAALVRDKMMECHFRFRHQMALVPCVLTLNQDGTVWVTAVKAVRALALGQFAVFYKGGECLGSGKILRLGPSAYTLQKGRSRPDVTVEGSSIGRGDSPGQGPTL from the exons GAGCAGATGCAGTTGCTACGGGTCACTATGCAAGAACGTCCCTGGAAGATGAAGAGGTCTTTCAGCAGAAGCACGTTAAGAGGCCAGAAGGGCTTTTTAGAAATCGATTTGAAATTAGAAATG GTTTCCCAGGATGCCCTGAGGAGAACCCTCTTCCCCCTGGGGGGATTAACAAAagattttgtaaagaaaatagcTGCTGAGAATAGACTTCATCATGTGCTTCAGAAAAAAGAG AGCATGGGCATCTGTTTCGTTggtaaaagaaattttgaaaatttcatgCTTCAG TATTTACAGCCTCGACCTGGTAAATTTATTTCAATAGAAGACAATAAGGTTCTGGGAACGCATAAAG GTTGGTTCCTGTATACTTTGGGCCAGAGAGCCAACATAGGTGGCTTGCGGGAGCCCTGGTACGTGGTGGAGAAGGATGGCGTCAGGGGCGACGTGCTCGTG GCCCCCCGGACAGACCACCCGGCCCTGTACAGGGACCTGCTGCGGACCGGCCGCGTGCACTGGGTGGCTGAGGAGCCGCCCGCAGCCCTGGTCCGCGACAAGATGATGGAGTGCCACTTCCGGTTCCGCCACCAGATGGCGCTAG TGCCCTGCGTGCTGACCCTCAATCAAGACGGCACTGTGTGGGTGACGGCCGTGAAGGCTGTGCGGGCTCTCGCCCTGGGACAG TTCGCTGTGTTCTACAAAGGGGGCGAGTGCCTGGGCAGTGGGAAGATCCTGCGCCTGGGGCCATCCGCCTACACACTCCAGAAGGGCAGGAGCAGACCCGATGTGACCGTGGAGGGCTCCAGCATCGGCCGGGGTGACAGCCCGGGCCAGGGACCCACGCTCTGA